The following is a genomic window from Babesia bovis T2Bo chromosome 4 map unlocalized Chr4_1, whole genome shotgun sequence.
TGACTGCATTGAAATCTGTTGAGCAACCGGGTGGTATATCTTGTATGCATCTGTAGACGACGTAATTAGAAAGTACTTGTTTTTAGTATACATCACGCCAATAAGTATAAGCGACCAGTAAATGTTACCATAACCATTCAGGAGCTATCAAATCAACGACGAATTGCATCATATTGCTTGCAAAAGCCTTAGGCAGTAAAGGAATGCCCGCGAGCGTCGAAATGACCCTAGCCGAGGTTGAATTGTATCACGAGAAGTTAAGAGAAATCCTAGCGGCCTGCTGCAATAATAGACAGTATTGATATAGCATAAAACATGTCCCTAAAGTAGTTGGGAACGCTATATAACCTCAAAATTAGCTGTATAAACCTGGTATTATACGGAGGACACCTCCGGTTGTACATCATCTAACCAGCAATCTAATCGACGCAATTCGAACGAATGCTGCTATGATTATTAAATCTTAATGccttttatatatgttaaaagATTCTTCGATGAGATTAATTGCCGACACACGATCCCTGCCACACAAATGGGTAATGAGGGCAACATCATATCGGCAAGGCATTTTAATCCAGAAGCCGGCAATACcggtatatatttttcgTGTGTGTTGTGGGAAGACACACCTCGGTAGATATTTCTGAACTTTTTGTACACGATGAAGGGTTACGGACTATTTTCACCGTTTGCGTCTACAACGGGTTCTATACTTTTGGCGCCTTGTTACGACGAAAACAGTGGTATTGGAAGTCCACATTTAAGTTCTAACGAGAAAGTACTTAAGTTGTTAGGGTTCGAAATTAAAGAACAAAAAGAAACCACCGGCAACATATTCGATTTGCATTTCGACTCGAGCATCAATTACAATGCTTTTGGTAATGACAATCCTTTCACCAATCCGAATGATGAATTTGGTGATTATGGCCATTCGAACAGCAGTGTTGGTATAGGAGTGTTTACTACGTATCATTCAGTAGACGCCGGTTGTTTCGACGGGCATCTGTCGGCCATAGTATGGATGGAAATGACAGGTGCCCATGGCATGATTGCAATTGGTACTACGGAGGGTGATGTGTACCTTTTGGACGGTAACGCAATTGCGGAAGGCGATGCAGCCCGTGTGATATCTAAAACAAAGGTATGCAACACGCCGATTAAACGGTTGAGCTACAACGCTAAAACTAATATGTTGGCGGTTGCGAGCGTTGACGGGCAAATATCTGTCTGTGAGTTGACAAATCCTAGTGAACCAAAGGTTATCGACACTAGTTACGGCAAGTGGCGTGTGGGATTAGTTACTGGTCTTAGCTGGAACCATCGTTTGGGGCACATTTTGGCAACTTCTGGATCGGCAGTTGGCCCTTCAGGTGCAATGTCTCCATCGGACTCTAGTGGTTTGGTTGTATGGGATCTCAAAGCTCGCAAACCGGCCTCTAGTTTCCGTGATCCCTCGGGTCGTACCAATCCAATTGCCGTCGAATGGATGGCAGAACAAATGACCCAGCTTGTTGTGGGATATGGTGATGATAGGTCTCCTGCTTTGCAGCTTTGGGATTTAAGAAATTGCTCTGTGCCACTCAAGGAGGTTCGTGGTCACACCATGGGTCTTACAAGCCTCGCTATTTGCCCGCAGGATCCTAATATATTGATTACCAGCGGACGTGATGATCACACAAGATGCTGGACTCTCGATGCAACCAAAGGGCCATTCCACGCAATATCCAGTATGCAGACAGGCGCCCTTAGCCATCACAAGAGAGTACAGTGGCATCCACACGTACCTGGATTGTTCCTAGCACAGAATACGGACGATGATATTTCTGTCCACAATGTTATGTGTATGACTCAGGAGGAGTCTTACATGCCTTCTTGGGTGCGTAACACTTCGGGTGTGATTTCTGGCTTTGCAGCGTCGGTTACAACGTGGAATGCTGCAGGTGCTATCAAGGAGTATACACTTAGCACTAACGTAGATGAAGAAACTTCGAAAGCACTAGATGATTCGCTTCAACTTTTCTGCAATCTTGCGGATTCCAAAGACCTTGAAAGTGTTTGCGAGCAACGCATTAGCTCAGCTGAAAACGAGTTTGAAAGACTTACGTGGAGCATGATGCATGCCATCCACAAGGGCAATGCAGAGGCAATTGTGACTACATTGGGATTCAAGATGCCAGAGCCCCAACTTGAGTCTAACATAAGTGCTGCCTCTCAACAGATAGCAAGCGGACAAATAGGTCAACCTGATATAACTGGCTTCAATGATCCGTTTAGCAGCACTCCATTAAACGACGATGACGGAGAGGCTTTCTTCAACTCACTGAGCAGCAAGACAAACGAGAACTCTGTTGAGTTTGTTGGACAGTCTCCTTCAACGGAGGAAGACACTCTCACCATTCAAGGCGAACCTATGCGAATTGTGGAACCATCTTCTTACCTCAATTGGGGTGAGGACGATTTGTGTTCTAAGGTAGTGGTTGGTGACTTTGAGGGCGCTGCTAGCTTGTGTTTGGAGCGGGGTAGAACAACTGAAGCTTTATTCTTGGCATATGTGGGAGGCATTGATTTGTGGCTTAAGGTGGCAGCCGATATTACTAACAAAATGGACAATCCATTACTGCGCACTCTCCACCTTATCATGAAGGATGAGACCCACATGATTGTAGAGCAGTGCCCGCTTGATAGGTGGCGCGAGGCTCTGGTCTATATAATAACCAACTCCATGGACGTGCATGAAACATATAGTGAGTTGTGTCGCATTCTTGGCAACCGTCTGTACACATCTTTCCAGCAGGGCAACCGGGAACACGTGCTACCAGCGTCTATTTTGTTCATGTGCAGTGGTGACGTCTCACGTGTTCTCGAATGCTGGGAACATTTAGAGAAAGGAAAGAACGCACTTCATATTCTTGGTGAAAGTGTTATAAGGACTACTGCATTATCCTTGTCGATACCGGGTAACACTTCGACTGATTGTGTGGGTCGCAAGGCTGTTATGCTTGCTGAAACGTTTGTCGAATTTGGCGATCTCAACAAGGCAGTTCAGTGTTTGTCCTTACCTTTGATATCTGGATGTCCACAGGTCATTTCCCTTCTGGGACGCATCAAGGGAATGGGTAGCTATGTCCCCCCTGATCAGCCTGTTGCGAATATTCACCGTCAGATTCCATCGTCTCCTGCCCAACCTGCACCTCGTACTACTGGAGATTATAAAACTGCACCTGGTGCCGTCGCTGGTGCTATGTACCCTGGTATGCCAGTTCCATGGCCCTTGCCCACTGCAACTCAGCAGAAGGTTTCCAGGACACGCAGCACTGAGGATGCTAATCGTAAAATAATAGCGAAATCTGCTGCTGCACTGCCACAACAAGAACGCATGAAACCTGCTGATCTTGAATTCGCGACCAAAGTATTAGGTAGCTTAATTTCACAAGCTGACACCACACGTGCCGCCCAGGACAACCGTCGACGAATCGCAGAACTCATGTCATCTCTAGAAAATGGAGAACAAAGCGTTGAGGCAAACAATCTCATATTAACAATGTGTCGAGCTATTCATTCAGGGGATCATGTTAATGCGAATATCATTCTCTCTACTATCAGCACTAAGCTATGGAACACAGCGAATAAAAATTGGATCATGTGCTTGAAACGCATCGTGCCAAGGTAGTTATAATACACCAATAAGGTTATCGTTTTTAACAGACTCGTTATGTCTTAACTTACTGTTTTATACAAAgtttaaaatataaataatgtACCCAAGTTTATGCATTTattaattttaaaatgatTATTTTGTGATTTGTAGTGTAACACTTAAGACCCATTTTGCCAAGCATTATTGCCGTTACATTTTTCTTAGCACCCCCAACATGATGGCGTACGCCGCCTGAGTAAACTGTTTTGATACCAATTGATTTGGAAAACTGTGTTTGAAATGAAACTTTGACTGAATAAAATGGAGTTGGCTACATTCGCTCGGAAAAAAACCGGCCCTCCAAGACAAACAGGGGGGCGTACAATTATCTCACTTTTGGCATTGAGAGAATTGTTCAAGGATTCCTGACAATCAAAACCAAGTTCTTGTGGTGTCACAGTACAACCTTCCGTATGTCTAAAAATAGGGTGGTATACTGTTCTATAGTGCTGATAATTGTTGCCGTGGAACCCATAAAATAGGACACGTTCCATCGTTGAATCCTTATAATTTACATTCTGATTTTCATTTTCAACAAAATCCATGTATTCATCCTCATTTACCATGCCCATTTCACATTCCCCTGATGATTCATAATCCGTATTGTCGTACATTGGCAATACGGGTACGTTAAAGCTGGACCCACTGCACATATCTCTTATATTGGAAAAGAAACGGAAAATCCCACTCGCTTCGCTTTGACATTGATGTTCGTTAGACTCTTCTCTCCCTTGGGGGCATGCATACATGCTACTACATTTGCGAAAAGAGTCGTCGTTTTCTTCATCTATATTCCCTTGAGCATTGTCACAGCATGCCGACATTCGTCGTTGGTTTTGTTTTGTATTATCTTCATATGCTTGTTCCAATGTTCCATTGTTGACACTACCTTCACCATAGTTTTCTTCAGTCATTCCATTACATTCTTCTTGATTGTATTTCACCTTTTCTGTGTCAAGAATAGTCTCACTTAAGTCGGTATTTTGAAATGTGTTTGAGTTGCCGGATAAGGCCGTATCATCAATGGAGGGCATATTATTATGGTCAACGCTCCACTGACCACAGCTATATAATGATTGTGTCTGGTTATTCAAGACATTATATGACGCAGTATTGTTGTTTGACATGCAAAAATTGACCGAATCACTGCCATCATAAACTGAATGCTTGTCCTTTATACGTGGTGCTTCCTCTTGTGCCTTTAAAGATGGCGGATTCCTGACACAATTTTCTTTTATATTCAAGTTGACGTTGCTTTGACCATTTTCGTAACCTCCTGGAGCATTATCATCGTTTTCCTCGCCTTTTCGTTCCTTCCTTTGCTGTGTGGCAAATATGTCCGTGACACTATTGGCAGGACATCCACTATCATAGTCGAAAACATTATCAGGTGGGGAATTAGATTCATTATCGTTCGTACATTTTGAACCATTTGTACCGCAGACGACTTCCATGGTTAGTTCACCGGATGAAGTCTGATCACATTTTATTACTACAGTAGCATTTTCCACATCACGAATATTAGTAGAAATATCATAACCACCATCTTTGTTTCGTGCAATCTGCTGCAATATAAGGGACTCACATTCTTCGCTGGCCTTGGTCCCTTCTAACGTTCCGAAAGGTTGGGCAATGAAAACAGGATCAGGGGATGTTGCATCACCTCTTCCTGTAACCTTTGGTGAAAGTATCTCTATGTTATTAACACTAGATGTCATTTGGGGGCTGTCGATAGATATTATACTAGGTCCAGTTCTATCAACAACTTCAACAACATTCAACGCCATATTGTTGGGAATGTTAGCGACCTGTAAGTTACTCTTAGTTGGAGTTGCAGTGACTCTCCTATCATGTCCCATACCTTTTCCTTGCGGATGAGTATTTTTAATCAATGATTTAATATTCTCTTCACTCTGTTTTGTCATACCCCTGTTAGAGGGCCTGTGGACATTCAATGAGTGAATTCCGACTAATTCATGTTTAGGAATCTCGGACAATGTTTCTTGGATGTGACACGTTGATACATTCATTTCTTCTACTGAAGCATACCTttttgatatattggtTAAAAATTGATCATCTAAATGGTGGGCTTTATGTGGGAAATCTGATCTCATGGAGGCTATTCGGCTTAatgatttaatattatCCAAATTTGTCACTATTTTCCCTTCTACAATGCTATGATGATTGATGTCCCAAACACCCGCTTGTTTATAGAACACTTCACTATCTTGGTATCCACTTGGTGACGCAACACAATGTTCTATGTTTGATATTGGCATTGGAGGACGTTGTATGGGATTGTCCTGCAAAtcataacaaatatatgaaTTGATCACGTACCTCCCTATGATTATTGTCATTTATCGCCTTCATTTTTACTTTAGCATCAAATACGAGCTTTATTGGGTCTTATAAATAGATGTATTTCTCGTATTATATCGTAAAACAGAAAACTCtatatatttgcaaaaCAAAGGTTACAATAAATAACTGTAGAGTCATAATATGGAATATTATTTGATTAATACATGATGAGcactacatatatatgtaatgtTTTCCTATGTAGATGTTGATTCACTAAAACCGGGAAAGACTCTTTTCTACAATCTGATCTATTTGTCAATTTTAACAATAAAATGCCCAATTTGAGTAACTATGTTTAAAAAGTATATACGGctttgatatattaattatGAGTTAAGCATGCCTATAGTGGAAGTATACTTGATACCTGACTCTCAAGCATCATAACATTATTGCATGCCTTTTTATGACCTGCATTTATGGTTCGTTAGATATCCCATCTTTTGGAAGGGACATCATGTTATCACAGGGTTCTAGTTTCGTTCTGCGAGTTCTCGTGCATATACAACATGTTACTGCCATCCAATCATATAAAGATGCATCTATTAACACTTCATCGGTAACATGGTCATTTTTCAGTATAGCCACGGTCGAGTCATGGTAACGTTCACGTTTGTTTCCGGGATCAGATTGCAACATGTTTCCATGGCTCTCTGCCCTAACAACAGCGTTGACTCCTGGTAAGAGTACAGTATTGCAACCTTTGCAGAAATAACGTTTAAATGATGCATGAAGTCTTATAACATGTTTCTGTGCAATTTCTCTCAATTCTTTTACATAACTCCTACTGATATTAGGACACACGGTACTCATGATTCCTGCTGCATCGAGCAAGAAGTTTAAACGTTTTACATGCACATTATTAGCGTATGCTGACTTAATGGCTTCGTCATTGTTTCGCGCCTTTTCGGCATGGGTTGCATATTTGTCTTTTTTCATGGAGACATGGCGCCTCTGTACTTCTAAAGAAGCCAACCATTTGCCACgaatgaatatatggtgAATAGTGTCCTCAGTATATTTGTTTCGTCATTACAGTCATATATTGCTTTTAGAATCACTGTGTGATATCCACACATCTTCCTCCATTCCATACCACATACACCGCACTAACATGCTTATTGGAAAcgtgtattatattcattgttgATACTGTAATTCATCATTCGTGGGTAGATATAATTCCCGCGCTGATTGAGGTGTATCATCGTGTCTAGAGCATAAAGACGGTGCTTGCGATGTTTACCTTCCGTGGTTTGCCTTTAGGGTTGCTTTTTGGCCTACTTGTGCGCCAATATGTCGCATGCTCTTCATTAGGAAGCGCTATTAATAGCGTCTTTTTACACGttaacaatgtgtatgtcGTTGTGTGTTGTTTTAACAACGTTTTGCAGGTCGGTTGAGTGTGGCGATGATTTGGGCCGTAGAATCCCTTATTTCGATGCTCTTATAGAGTGAG
Proteins encoded in this region:
- a CDS encoding RNAse P Rpr2/Rpp21/SNM1 subunit domain family protein, producing the protein MKKDKYATHAEKARNNDEAIKSAYANNVHVKRLNFLLDAAGIMSTVCPNISRSYVKELREIAQKHVIRLHASFKRYFCKGCNTVLLPGVNAVVRAESHGNMLQSDPGNKRERYHDSTVAILKNDHVTDEVLIDASLYDWMAVTCCICTRTRRTKLEPCDNMMSLPKDGISNEP
- a CDS encoding WD domain G-beta repeat family protein is translated as MKGYGLFSPFASTTGSILLAPCYDENSGIGSPHLSSNEKVLKLLGFEIKEQKETTGNIFDLHFDSSINYNAFGNDNPFTNPNDEFGDYGHSNSSVGIGVFTTYHSVDAGCFDGHLSAIVWMEMTGAHGMIAIGTTEGDVYLLDGNAIAEGDAARVISKTKVCNTPIKRLSYNAKTNMLAVASVDGQISVCELTNPSEPKVIDTSYGKWRVGLVTGLSWNHRLGHILATSGSAVGPSGAMSPSDSSGLVVWDLKARKPASSFRDPSGRTNPIAVEWMAEQMTQLVVGYGDDRSPALQLWDLRNCSVPLKEVRGHTMGLTSLAICPQDPNILITSGRDDHTRCWTLDATKGPFHAISSMQTGALSHHKRVQWHPHVPGLFLAQNTDDDISVHNVMCMTQEESYMPSWVRNTSGVISGFAASVTTWNAAGAIKEYTLSTNVDEETSKALDDSLQLFCNLADSKDLESVCEQRISSAENEFERLTWSMMHAIHKGNAEAIVTTLGFKMPEPQLESNISAASQQIASGQIGQPDITGFNDPFSSTPLNDDDGEAFFNSLSSKTNENSVEFVGQSPSTEEDTLTIQGEPMRIVEPSSYLNWGEDDLCSKVVVGDFEGAASLCLERGRTTEALFLAYVGGIDLWLKVAADITNKMDNPLLRTLHLIMKDETHMIVEQCPLDRWREALVYIITNSMDVHETYSELCRILGNRLYTSFQQGNREHVLPASILFMCSGDVSRVLECWEHLEKGKNALHILGESVIRTTALSLSIPGNTSTDCVGRKAVMLAETFVEFGDLNKAVQCLSLPLISGCPQVISLLGRIKGMGSYVPPDQPVANIHRQIPSSPAQPAPRTTGDYKTAPGAVAGAMYPGMPVPWPLPTATQQKVSRTRSTEDANRKIIAKSAAALPQQERMKPADLEFATKVLGSLISQADTTRAAQDNRRRIAELMSSLENGEQSVEANNLILTMCRAIHSGDHVNANIILSTISTKLWNTANKNWIMCLKRIVPR